A region of the Sardina pilchardus chromosome 3, fSarPil1.1, whole genome shotgun sequence genome:
GGCTTCACATGTACTCACTCAGCAGACACTTTCACCCAGTGTGGCGTTCCAACCGTAAAAATAGGCTCCGAAACTTAGACCTGTTGCATCACAGTCCACAACCCAGTCTTACACACTTCCGCTGTCTCTCtcgatccctctctccctctgtctgtctccctctctctctctctctctatcccctctctctctcttgctctctctcccagttcCCCTTTGtgactttctctcttgctctgagtGAGTATCCGTTTCGAACCCATTTGGCCTCGGAGAACAGAGAGTGTATTTTTTTACCATGAATGGCTCCATTGCCAGTGTTTcaccacttccctctctctctctctctctctctctctctctctctctctctctctctgtgtgtgtgtgtgtgtgtgtgtgtctctctctgtctgtctctgttcccCTTTCCTCTGCGCCAGACGTTTTCCAGACTTGCGTTCATTGTATTTTTTGCTtcattgtgaatgtgtgtgtgtgtgtgtgtgtgtgtgtgtgtgtgtgtgtgtccttcagccATCCACTACATAGTGCCCTCTTTAGTGGGCACAGACCTGGTTAGTGGGCACAGACCAGGTTAGTGATGATGGCAGATCAGGGCAGAAGGGCCTGGGCAGGTTAGAGACGGCAGATCAGGGCAGAAGTGCCGGGCAGGTTAGAGACGGCAGATCAGGGCAGAAGTGCCCGGGCAGGTTAGAGACGGCAGATCAGGGCAGAAGTGCCCGGGCAGGTTAGAGACGGCAGATCAGGGCAGAAGTGCCGGGCAGGTTAGAGACGGCAGGCAGGGCAGAAGTGCCGGGCAGGTTAGAGACGGCAGATCAGGGCAGAAGTGCCGGGCATGCCCAAGTGCCCACTGGGCAGGGCACAGAGCGCAGTGTGCAGCCATGCTGAGGGTAATTCCAGAGGGTGTTTCTGGTTACAGCCGGGCGGGCAGTGGCAGAGGTGGCATCACTCCGCTCTGTGGCACAGCTATGGATGGCAGTGCCAACCCCTCTCCGGTGACCACTCCTGTCACTCACGCAAGCGTGGCATCTCAACCGCCTTGCATCGCAACCACCTGGCATCACAGTCGCCTGGCATCGCGAGTACATGGTATCATTGACACAGCATACAGGGGTTGCCCTGTGCCAGGTAAACACAAACTTAATGGCTTCATGATGTTCATGACCTTTCACCTTTGGGGAGGTTACTTTGCCCCAATAAATAGCAATTCTGCTGCTGGTGCATGAGTGCACCCTCCTAAATTTCCCTTgggataaataaagtatctatctatctatctatctatctgtctatctgtctgtctgtctgtctgtctgtctgtctgtctgtctgtctgtctgtctgttgcagAATTAGAGTCTGGtcccagtgtacacacacacatatggtatTCCTCATTTGGAGATCTTGGCCTCCCACTCGGATGTTTCATGGCACaacatctttgcggtggcagcACTGGCATTGGTGGCATTGGTGTGGTCTGTGGCTGTGGCCATGCCAGGGCCTCCTGTGCCTGGCATTGCATCAGCCTGGCATTACAATAGCATGGTATCATAGTCTCATAGGATCACGCCAGGATGGTTTCATGTTGGCATGACAGCAGGATGACATTATGGGATTGCCCTGCGCCATGTGCTGTGCACACACTCGGTGACCCTGTGACCTTTGTCCTGGATGACCTTGGAGAAGTTGTTGTACATTGTATTGTTCCTTCGACGGTGTGCATGAAGTGGTTGGACAGACGATCTTCAGAATGTAACCTAACATGGGAAATGACCTGTGCATATTAGATGCAAAACTGGCGTCCCAACACCAGATtgttgttctctccctctctctttccttctctctctccctctctctctttgtctgatGTCCCAACACCAgattgttgttctctctctctctctctctctctctctctctctctctctctctctctctctctatctatccctctctctctctctttgtctgatGTCCCAGCACAAGAAATtgctctccctatctccctccctctctctctctctctctctctctctctgtctgatgtCCCAACACAAgactgttgttctctctctccctctctccctttctctccctctctctgcctcttcttcTGTTTCCCTGCCATATGATGCTCGCCAGAAATActtaaataacaataacaataactacgcctcatctgcacacacacacgcgtggctctctctctctctctgtgtgtgtgtgtgtgtgtgtgtgtgtgtgtgagatagagagagagaaagagagcagagcaCCTTATCTAAAATTGCATTGTCGATGTCCCTATCTCTCTTTAGATCTATTTATGGAAAACTCTTACTGTACAAGAACTCTAAAATACCTTCCTCTGATCTTCGGCAAAGCACTGTTTCATATCAGCAGTTATAGAAAAAAGCATCTTAATTACAGTAAGACTATGTTTCCTGTGCCCTTGTGCTTAAGAAAATTGTAAGCTGAACTTGGTTCTGatgtggaatcaaataaagtatgtatagtgtgtgtgtgtgtgtgtgtgtgtgtgtgtgtgtgcatgcgtgcgtgcgtgcgtgcgtgcgtgcatgtgtgcgtgtgtttgtgtgtatgttaacaCTCTCTACCTCTGTATCTGATGAAAAGgctgttgaatgtgtgtgtgtgtgtgtgtgtgtgtgtgtgtgtgtttgtgtgtgtgtccatgtatgcGTCGTGTATTCaaaagcatgtgtatgtgtgtatgcttgtatatgtgtgtgtgtgtgtgtgtgtgtgtgtgtgtgtgtgcgtgtgtgtgtgcatgtgcgtgtgtgtacgtatgttcCTCGGAGACTTGTGACTGTGCTTCCCCGGCTGAGTGGAAGCTACTGGACGTCTGGAACAGGAGGGGTTTCCTGCACATGACATCATCGACCAGCGTCATCGAGTTGGAGGTGAGGACCACTCTCCATCCATCAACTTACCAGGACACTTaaagtagggtgaccagacgtccacagtttcaggggacagtccccatttttggttgcctgtccccgggaaaatacagaaaaactacctatgtccccattttttgaagataaaacctgtaggctatgtatttcaatcagattgaatgtccccatttttgggattatgtccccggttttggtctcggacatctgatCACCTTaacttaaaggtgacatagaatggaaaccatttttgtcttggttttgatgaatttggagaggttgtgcatatccaaagagctatcatgaacatgagtcATGGTTGTgtcctccttcatatgaaaatcttgaacttagaaatagccactaaaaaatgggcgaattagaacaaagctaCGGAAGCCGAGAGAGGCCACGtcatgtcattatttttttaacctCGTTATCTCGAGATATCGAAATAATTAATTTGAGATCTCgggaaaacaacacaattaagtCGAGATCTCGAGAAAACAACGCATTATTAGTGCTCTCACGACTGACACCCCCTTTTTGCTTGACTTAGGCTATTGCTAGTTTGTATAGGCTCCGTCAGCTTGTTTGGCTAATCGACCAGCTGATGGGAACATTTTGATCAGGGGTTGACGCACTGCGTCTCATAATTGGGAATAATTTTAAGATTAGTCCGCGGCAACTCGGCATCTTTATCAGCGGAGATACAATGATCCAGCTGAGGTGGTTAATCTGGTGGTTAATCTGGAAGCAGATGCCAGGTCGGGCTTTTCACGGTCGGGCTTTTCATGGCTACCAGGTCGGGCTTTTCATGACTACGAGTGAATGACCTGTGTCGTTTGGTTGGGCTCCATGTCACTCGGGATGCTTAAATTCTATGCACAGATATGCCCCCTTCAATAACGTTTGTGAAGTTTAAGTACGTCTGACTCATAGACCTAAGTAACGTCTGACCCCTCTGTCTCAAAGCATCATCTCTTCCTACTCCCTTCAACCGCGGTTAAGTTAGCTTGAAATTAGACATTCAAAACATCGCTAGTTCTCTATCTCATTCCACGCTGaataatagcctatagcctaggctTGCTCGAGGTGCGATGTTAGGCCTACTTGTATTCAGTTGTGAACATCGCACTTTTAGTTTATTCAGCGTGGAATGAGAGAGAACTAGCGATGTTTTGAATGTCTAATGTCAAGCTAACTTAACCGCGAGCTCCCACCGCATTCATCAGGCAAAGTGACAGCGTTTCTTGATCGTTTTCCCGTCATCACGAATAAATTGTGTCGTTTTCCCGAGATCACGAATAAATTATTTCGATATCTCGAGATAAcaaggttaaaaaaaataatgatatgaCGTGGCCTCTCTCGGCTTCCGtacaaagcctacttgtgatgtcaaatattgCAAAGctattgaagttcaattggggttgccataGAGGGCGtcatttagtcaaaaggaccatttcaatacccagcctaaatataaagTTTTAATTAGGCTTGtgaaattgcaattgagtttattttttataaatcaaagttgaatatatactattttaacatcagagaacacagtacaatactcgattcatccattctatatCCTCTTTAAAGGTTACTTAACAACCTCCAGACAAGAACCTTTAACTGGTAAACACAATCATGAATGAAATTCAAACAAACTCTGTTGGATGTTGTTTTCACTGTTTTTTAATTTCAGTTGGTAAAATGCATCTGACAGTCTTTTTGGAAGCACCTCTTAAAAATGACTTGATCGCTGACAGTTAAATAAGACTGGAAGTTAAAGATGCAGCCTGTGGTTTTGGGTTTCCATTTTGCGAAAGGTCGTTGAAATTTGACCTCAACAGACAGTCAAACTACACCCTTCGCTTCCGTGCTCCTGAAACACCGTGACGACCGGCGTTGGTCGCTTTCCGCTCTTGCTGACCCCGCTACGTTTGCTTTGCTCCCAGACTGAGTACAAGCACAGGACGAGTTATGAGTTATGAGTTATGAGTTATGAGTTATGAGTTGGTCTGATTAAACACAGACAATGAGGAGCAATGTGCTGAATTTGATTCATAAAATGTCTGGGATGGCAACCACAGTCTGCACCTTCACCTGCTAGTGGAGCACATGCTGCTATAGGCCTGACGACGCTGCTTTACACAAGGCATCCACTCCTGATCTGCGGgctgcacagccacacacacattctgcccaCCTCCTGACGACGCTGCTTTACACAAGGCATCCGCTCCTGATCTGCGGgctgcacagccacacacacattctgcccaCCTCCTGACGACGCTGCTTTACACAAGGCATCCGCTCCTGATCTGCAGGCtggacagccacacacacattctgcccaCCTCCTGCTCACTGCACTTCAGATGAATGAAAGCGCTGGCCCAGTGTCAAAGAGTTTCAGTAGTAGTGACACGACTTGATTAGCACAAACCGGACAGAAACTCACTGAGACGGACCTGGCGCTGGTACGACCCGGGTCTCTTTCAGAACCAGAGCATTTAAGAGGAGCAGGCCTCTCGCTAATACTGATTGTTATCATATGTTTacttagggtgaccagatgttAACTTTTTTCCAGGACATGTCCTTTTTTTGAGACCTAAAAATCGTCCAGGATTTTGTTCTTTTAGCGCCTCAAACGTGTTTACAGCGAGTTTGCattgtgtttctctctatcgttcacaaatgaatacaaaataataaatagccttttgaggcagtgtttaCTCTTGTGTCCGCTTTTTCACAAACCAAAAAGAGGACacaatctggtcaccctagtgtACTGCATGTTTACCAGAGGTGATATGCTAACTGTTATGCTATGTGTCCTTATCTGTGTCATGTTAacatgtgctatgtgtgtgttctgtaaatTAAATCTGATCAGCAATCGTCTGCTTTAAGAGTTTTGATCCAGCAGCCTGTCTCTTAAGGCAGGAACCTGAAACACAACGGCACACACAACTTTGGCTAAACATACTCAATCCCCATCGTCCAACTCTGACATTTGTTTGACATTAGCAAAAGAAGTAAAGAGGAATATTCTGAGACACAAactgagattgagattgagattgagcTTGGGTGACCCCGTAGTCACCTCGTGTTTAATATAACGAGGGGAGTAGGGTCTGAACCAACAGCAGAGGGAGGTACTGGAACATCTGAATCATGTCCCTGGAAAATAGGaaatgtccctgtgtgtgtgtgtgtgtgtgtgtgtgtgtgtgtgtgtgtgtgtgtgtgtgtgtgtgtgtgtctgtgtctgtgtgtgtctgtgtgtgtgtcatgtctgtgtgtgtgtgtttgtttgagagtgtgtttatgtgaggaagtctttgtatgtgtgtgtgtgtttgtctgtatgagagtgtgtttatgtgagaaagtgtgtgtgtgtgtgtgtgtgtgtgtgtgtgtgtgtgcgtgcttgtgcatGTCCTCTAAAATATATGACTATGGCTCAGGGGGTAAAAGCCCACCTCTCACTCTGAGTAAAGCAGCTCAGCTGACCAGGGTCAAAAAGTCCTCCATGTTCACGCTCATTGTCCTCCCATTCTGTcggcctctccctccctgcttctctctgtcacaccaTTCGGCTCTTTCTTGATCTTTCTTtcgcctctctctgcatccctcctgttcttttcttctctttccctctcttcctctcctgtgtAAGTGGACGGGCCGGTCACTCTGCCTGCTCGCGGAGGAGAAACGGGGCCACTCCCAGATCAATTATTCATCTCCATTAGATTAGATTGCCGGCcgatttcctcctcctctccctgacaGAGCCGCAGACAACACTAACCACCCCTGTGTCTCACACTAACCACTCCTGTGTCTGATTGGGCAGCTCATACTAACCACTAACCACTTCTGTGTCTGATTGGACAGTTCATACTAACCATTAACCACTCCTGTGTCTGATTAGGCAGCTCATACTCACCACTAACCACTTCTGTGTCTGATTGGGCAGTTCATACTAACCATTAACCACTCCTGTGTCTGATTAGGCAGCTCATACTAAGCATTAACCACTCTTGTGTCTGATTGGGCAGCTCATACTAACCACTCGAGTCTCACATTGGGCAGTTCATACTAACCACTCCTGTCAAACAGTCTTCATTTAAACCGGACAGTTTATATTACCTACACACTGCTGTGTCTCACAGATGCCATTCTCACAGGGCAGTTCACACTAACCGGCCACTACACACTACAGCCTACAGCATTTTAACTCTGCATCTCATAGCCTCTGCATCACATAAACCTCCCTCTAACTCTGCAGTCTATACCAACTACCAGCTAGCTACCTTCAATACTATACAATGCTAAACTGTACTGCActgctatactatactatactaaatTGTACTACATTGCTGTGCTATGCTATTCTATGCTACGCTATGCTAACATATCTTTATGCTATTGCTATACTATGCTAATAGCTTGCAGCCTTCTTTTTCACTGCGTCCTTTGCTGACTGAGCACAACCTCTTACAGCTTACCACTATATCCATTTACAGCTTAGCTACATTACCAACTGGCTACCGCATCTCCTGGCCTTCCAAAAGATTGCTCTGCATTCTACTGCCCACAGCGTTCTACTGCCCTCTGCGTTCTACTGCTctcttacagtatgttatatAGCCTTCTGCATTCTACTGCCCTCTATGTTATATAGCCTTCTGCATTCTACTGCCCTCTGTGTTATAGCCCTCTGCATTCTACTGCCTCTGTGTTATAGAGCCTTCTGCATTCTACTGCCTCTTACATAGCCCTCTCTGTTCTATAGCCTCCCTACACTCCTCTGCATTCTACTGCCCTTTGCATTTTATAGCCCTCTGCCTTCAACTGCCCCCTGTCTTCTATAGCCCTCCTCCATCCACCTAATGCCCTCCCATGGTCAGACCTGCCCCCTCACTGTACCCTCACCCACAGGGTCGGAGGTCAGGGTTCAGAGGTTGTTCCCTGCTGTGGTCAGTGCCCTCTAGTCAGGCCCTCGTAACTCCCTGCCCACCCCGGGGTAGGTCTGCTGTCTACTGGCCAGTGCTGCCTGTGGAGACAGCATAGGGGGGGTTGGTCTGCTCTCAGCTTTGCGACCCCTCTACAGCCcagctctgtacacacacacaccaacagaaggGGGCCTGCCCATCTGCGTTCGTCAACctgcacttcctgtttcctgtttcctgtttgcCTGCTAGCCTGCTGCGTGCGTATATTATGTGTCCTTCTCTCTGCGTCCGGCTGCCCTGTCCTGCGCGGCGCGGCTCGGCCCGGCCCGGCTCGGCTCGCTCACACCACCGTGCTGATGGTGGACGACTCCTCGGACTTGCCCTGGCGGCTGGGCAGCGACTTGAGGTACTCCAGGTGCCGCCGGGCGTCCTCCTGGTTGGCGCGCACGTAGTAGACCAGGTAGGAGATGACCATGGTGAACCAGCCGAACATGGTGACCAGCATGGCCACGTCCGTGGTCTTCTTCAGCAGCACGCACAGGTCCAGCTCTTTGGTCAGCAGCAGCGCCTGGCCCTTGGCGCCGGACTCGGCCGGGTCCGCCGTGTGGCACACGATGCCCGTCAGCGAGACGGGCTCCAGGTCCAGCTGCGGCAGGGTGCTCTGCAGGGCGCAGTCGCAGTGCCACGGGTTGCCCGTCAGGTTGGAGCGCGCCGTCAGCCCCTCGAACGCCTCCGGGTTTAACGTGGCCAGCCGGTTGGACGACAGGTCCAGGAACTTGAGCGAGGGCGCCAGGCCGCGGAAGGCTCCGGGCTCCAGCACGGCCAGCTCATTATGGGATAGGTCCAGCTCGGCCAGCAGCGGCAGCCCCAGGAAGGCGTCGGTGGGCAGCGACGGCAGCTGGTTGTAGTCCAGGTAGAGGCGGCGCGTGTCGTTGGGGATGCCCGTGGGCACGCGGGTGAGGCGCAGGTGGCTGCAGCGCACCGTCTTGCCCTCGTCCGCCTCCGAGCAGTAGCAGCGCGGCGCGCAGGCGGTTCCCGCGGCAACGGTGGCGGCGTGCGGCGAGCACACGGCCATCAGGACCAGACTGGGCAGCAGGAGCCACGCCGGCAACAACCGGCACCAACCGGACGCCTCTGGCATGCCCGACGcacactgggcatgctcatcaGACGCAGCACTGGGCACCGGTCAccagggggcaggagagggggcaGGGGCACGAGACCTCAACTCAAcctctccgcacacacacacctgaggaacacctgagagagagagagagagagtggaggggagaaagagagagagagagagagagagagagagagagagagagagagagagagagagtgggggggagaaagagagagagagagagagagagagagagagtgggggggagaaagagagggagagagagagagagggagagagtggaggggagaaagagagagagagagatagagagagagagagagagggagaaagagagagggggagaaagagagagggggagagggagggggaaagagacatTCTGATTACTGGTCTGTTGTTATGTCCATGTCTTATACCTGTGTGTTCAATGTATGTCATAATTGCTTGGTCAATACAAATGTCTACCTATTTGCCATGCCAATACagcacttttgaattgaattgaactgagagagggaggggtggacaAGCTGAATGAAGGTACTGAAGAAGAAGTGAGGCtctacaaacacactgacacacacacacacacaccttgcacatccctcacacacacacacacacacacacacgcacacacacacacaaacatacacacgcacgcacacacacacatactgtacacacgca
Encoded here:
- the LOC134077102 gene encoding leucine-rich repeat-containing protein 3B-like → MPEASGWCRLLPAWLLLPSLVLMAVCSPHAATVAAGTACAPRCYCSEADEGKTVRCSHLRLTRVPTGIPNDTRRLYLDYNQLPSLPTDAFLGLPLLAELDLSHNELAVLEPGAFRGLAPSLKFLDLSSNRLATLNPEAFEGLTARSNLTGNPWHCDCALQSTLPQLDLEPVSLTGIVCHTADPAESGAKGQALLLTKELDLCVLLKKTTDVAMLVTMFGWFTMVISYLVYYVRANQEDARRHLEYLKSLPSRQGKSEESSTISTVV